AAAATCCATTATGATTCAGTCAATTTATATCATCCATGGTAGTAAAACTTCAATGGTAGATGAAACATCAAAttttttaacattagtgaataaTTTATTGAAGTTTGATGTTTGGGGTGGATATTATAGATACGAAGTAAAACCCATCCTTCAGCTACCATTTACCATGGAAGCAATGTTTAAAACCTTTCTCCAATCACTCTCCAAATATCTTTCTTAAATGTATTTAACAAACGATTGTCTTCCAATACATCAAAGACAATTCAATGTTCATTTGGCTACTCGACTCGGCTCGAATTTTGTCTCAAATCGTAATGTCCCGTCTTTATCCCGACATGTCAAACCCCGTGTTACAGATTTAGATATTTTTTTGTGGATTTACATGCTTTATATTCTTTTTATGGGCATGATACCATCGTGTTTTTTTAGAATTCTATGCGGTACCCATCGATTTTCCAGAGCATCACGGGTACCCATAAACTTGATGAAAATCTCTCAAAATACCGAAAATGCACCAATTCTCCTCTTTCAAAAGTTTATTTTGCGcacattttttttatcttttgacAATAATTTGTCATACcattaatataaatattattttctTAATCgtgaacatatttttttttttacaaaatttaaCTATTTGAAAACTCGACTTTTAGGATACCACTGGTGTTTTTAAAAAGTGAGGGGTACCATGTAAAATTTTTCATTCTTGATTGTAGCAATGTCGATAAAACTTCGAAGACGGTTTTTTGGTTGGAGTTTTTTTGGGATGGAGTTAGAATCATGATGGATTCTAATTCCACTACAACTCATTGGAATCTCATACCCACATTTCCTCTCAATTTTCTAACTCCATTCCCCTCTCCATACAATTCTAAAGTGAACAAAACATTATTAATATGCATGGAGTTCTATATCCATTTCCCCCATGGTATCTCCATAAATTCCAATCCATTTCGACCTTTTGAACCAAACACTCCCTGGGATATTTGTGCCCATATTTGAAATCCCTTAATAAAATTGAACTATTAACAATTTTTGACATTTAATGTTATTTTATTCGTTTAAGTATTTTAGTATGGCAAAGCTAAATTAGAATAGTTACATGTTTTAATTTTAGAAATAACTTATGGGTCGTTTGGTTCACTACttaggaatggaatggattggaatgagaaatAATAGGAGTATGGAGTTCCAATTCCATACATTCCAAAACATGTTTGGttcattagaaaaataaacatgaaggaatggagtttgaatccatggGAAGAAGGTGGGTATgcgattccaaggggttggggtggaatgagaatccatcaggattctaactccattccaaaataccccaaccaaacactagaatgccttgaatccattccattccaatccAAACCTCCCAACCAAACACCCATTAATGAGTTATCAGAATCTACTAATCAAGGTAAAGATATGGTAATAACTGATTGTTCACAACGAAGTTCCAAAATTGTAATGAAGTTGCTAACAATAATGACTTTATAAATTGACTAAAGAATGAGATGTTGTAGCTAAAAAACCTTCATTATAGTGATATGTTTTTGGTTATGGCTGCTATGCATCACTGTGGCCTTGTGTGATGATctgcacacttgaacccttagttttatttatgcttatgtaattttatttcccTTGTACTTTTTTAGTAAGTAAGTTCCTAGTTTAGCTTAGTTTTAGAATAGCTTttatttccataaataggtatatcgctattctgaactaaacttgtaaaatcaatatttcctgctaccaggatgtatatcaaatttccctctttggggAGTACTAGTCAATCAAACATCTGCTTCCCACCAAGTTGCCTTCTTATTGCTTGTTGTTACTTTCTTGTGAACGACTCTTGCCTTCACCTTTCTAACAAGCCCGTGTGTGTCGATCGAGACTAGGATTTCGACACCCacaacccgagaccgattacgagtgcctagtgcttgacaaacactagtgcctAACGCTCTCGCTTTCATTCTTGTCAAAGTGTTTAGACAAAGGTGCGCGTCACGCCCCGACTCAAAGtttcggaccgtgacatttggtatcagagcccggtcttcttGACGGGCTGCTGTATACGATGGCAACAAAGGCGGTAGAACCGAGTGGGACTAAAAGTGATACTAAGGCCAAACTGGCGGCTTTAGAGAAATTGATGGACGAGAAAATTCCATCCTTGGAGGCACTCATTGTGAGTTTGGGGAATACTCACCATGGAGTTGAGGAGACGGTAAAGGGGCATGCTGCCCGCTTCGAGGCCGTAGACGAGTCCATAGAGGGGCATGAGAGCCGCCTTGTGGCCGTCGAAGAGGCGATTCCGAAAGAGTATAACTCGGATATGGGTTATCTCTATGATAAAGTCGAGCAACTCGAGAACATGTGCAATACCTTGATGAAAATGGCCGCGGACGGGAGTTTTGGTGGAACTCCTAAGGTGAAGCCGCCTACACCCCTCAAGTATAGTGGGGCGAGAGATTCGAAAGAAGTCGATAACTTCATCTTCGACATGGAACAATACTTCCGAGTGAGTGCGCTCGACGAAGATCTAAAGGTCAGTATCGCGAGTATGTACCTAACGGACGACGCTAAACAATGGTGGCGCTCGAAGCATGCCGAGATCGAGGCAGGAACCATTAGACTAGAGTCATGGAATGATTTCAAACGACTCTTCAAGGAACAATTCTACCCGGAGAACACTGATTTCCTAGCTCGAAGGAAATTAAAGAACTTGAAACATACAGGCTCGATTCGCGATTATGTGAAAGCATATTCGGCTTGTATGTTGGAGATAGTGGACATGACCGAGAAGGATCGGGTGTTTCAGTTTATTGATGGTTTGAAGGAGTGGGCTCAGCGAGAAATCATGCGACAACGACCTGAGTCCCTCTCAACTGCGATGACAGCTGCTGAGAGGCTAGTTGACTATTACACGGAGCGCGAAACCTCCCAGAAGAAGGGATTCGCTGCAACGGGCGGAAGCAACCAAAGGTTTGGAGGGACGACTTCACAAACAAGACCTCCCTCTACGGGTAATAGTCGGTTTCGTCCCGGAGGTGATAATAGGAGATGGGGTCCGACGAATTCCACTCCAACCTCTTCTAAGGGTAGTAATTCTGAAGCGTCGACTGCTAGAAAGCCGTTCGCGTGCTTCCTTTGTAGAGGACCGCACCGAATGTCCGAGTGCCCTCACCAAGGGGAGTTCAACACCCTTAAGAAGAATTTGTCCAAGATGTCGGTAGAACAGAATCCCGAGGGGATAGGCCCTGATGCAGAGGGGTGCGATGATGATGAGGCCAGTGAGCAAGGAGAAATGGCTCGAATGGGAGCAGTCCACATGATGTGCTCAATGGACAAAGGCACTGAGCGCTCCGAGACCAAGTCCACGGAACTGATGTATATGGAGATAAACGTCAATGGGAAGGCTACTCGAGCAATGATAGATACAGGAGCCTCCCATAATTTCGTCACCCCCGACGAAGCGAAGAGACTCGGAATGAAGTTGAACCGAGAAGGAGGAAGCATGAAAGCTGTCAACTCCAAAGCCTTACCGATTCAGGGCGTGGCTAGAGAAGTGGTGATCAAGATGGGCGAGTGGACGGGGAAGCTCGACTTCACCAGCGTCCCGATGGATGACTTCAAGATCGTCCTCGGCATGGATTTTCTGAAGCGGACCCCAACCTTTCTGGCGCCCCACAATGGATCTTTAATAATGGTGGGATCAAAACCATGTCTTGTGAAAGCTGTTGAAACTGACCGAAAGCAAAAGGGGCCACTCCTCTCGGCAATGCAGTTGAAGAGGGGACTTCAAAAGGGAGAGCCTACATACTTATGTACAATGTCCATGAAAGAAGACACCTTTGCTGAATGTGTAGACCCACAAGTAGAGAAGGTGCTAGAGGACAATAAGGACTTGATGCCTGATCAGCTACCTATGAGTCTGCCACCCCGACGTTCGGTAGACTATCAAATTGAATTACTCCCGGGCACAAGACCTCCTGCTCGAGGGCCATATCGGATGGCGCCTCCCGAATTAGCGGAACTACGAAGACAACTAGACGATCTGATTCGCTCGGGGTCGATACGACCTTCCAAAGCTCCCTATGGAGCCCCTGTGCTCTTCCAGAATAAACAGGACGGTAGTCTGAGATTGTGTATCGACTACCGGGCTCTGAATAAGCTGACGGTGAGGAACCGCTACCCCATCCCATTGGTCGCggatttgttcgatcaattaCAAGGCGTTGTATACTTCACCAAGCTCGACCTAAGATCTGGTTATCATCAAGTTCAAATTGCCGAAGGAGATGAGCCGAATACTGCTTGTGTGACGAGGTATGGGTCTTTTGAATGgttggtcatgcccttcggcttGACAAACGCCCCTGCAACGTTTTGTACGTTGATGAACCGTGTTTTCCACGAGTACCTAGACAAATTCGTGGTGGTATATCTAGACGATATCGTTGTATATAGTCGCTCGTTGGCTGAACACGTAAAACACTTGGAGTTGGTGTTCGCGAAGCTCCGAGAGAACCACCTATTCGTGAAGAGAGAGAAATGTGAATTTGCCCAACCTGAAGTGAATTTCCTTGGTCACATAGTGGGCAAAGGCAAACTGAAGATGGACCCGAAGAAGATTGCCGCTATCAAGGACTGGAGAACCCCAGGGAATGTGTCTGAGCTCCGCTCTTTCTTGGGGCTCGCAAACTATTATCGAAGATTCATCCGAGCGTATTCGAAAATTGCTTCCCCGCTCACCGACTTGTTGAAGAAGGATACTAAGTGGGAGTGGTCTATCGACAAGAAGAGGGCCTTTGAGAAGCTCAAGGAAGCGGCGGTACAGAAACCAGTCTTGGCGTTGCCGGATATCACGAAGCCTTTTGAAGTTGAGACGGATGCATCTGATTACGCCCTCGGGGGGGTGCTACTCCAAGAGGGTCACCCTGTGGCTTTCGAGAGCAGAAAGTTTAATGGAGCCGAGACTCGTTATGCGGTACAAGAGAAAGAACTCCTAGCTATTGTTCATTGCTTGCGGGGATGGAGGCATTATCTCTTGGGATCAAAGTTCGTTGTCAAGACTGATAATACCGCAGCGTCTCACTTCCTGACTCAGCCCAAGCTGACAAGCCGACAAGCTAGATGGCAAGAGTTGTTGGCAAAGTTTGATGTGGAATTTGCTTACAGACCAGGAGCCGCAAACAGAGTCGCTGATGCCCTAAGCCGAAGATATGATTTGGCTACATTTCACACGATTGCTCATTTGTCCACCACCACCGTGGTCACAGATATTCGAGCTAAGGCAAAGGACCACCTCGACCAAGACCCAATGGCGAGGACTCTGAAACAGTTGGCCTTAGAAGGAAAGACTCGCAAGTTTTGGGTGGAAGATGGGCTTTTATTCACGAAAGGACATCGCATCTTTGTTCCAAAGGCGGCCGGGTTGAGGAAGATGCTTCTACAGGAGTGCCATGATACCTTGTGGGCGGGTCATCCGGGATGGCAGAGAACCTTATGCCTATTGAAGAAAAGTTACTATTGGCCCCAGATGAAGGATGATGTGATGGAGTACACGAAGACATGCCTCATTTGCCAGCAAGATAAGGGAGAGAAACAGAAGCCGGGGGGCTGTTAAATCCGTTTCCCGTACCTACACGACCATGGGAGagtatctctatggactttatctcTGGGTTGCCGAAGGTAGGGGCGTTAAGTGTGATCCTTGTCATTGTGGATCGATTCTCAAAATACGCGACTTTCATTCCTCTTCCTAAGGCGTGTAGCGCTGAAGAAACTGCCACCATGTTCTTCAGACATGTTGTGAAATATTGGGGATTGCCTCAAAGTATAGTCAGTGACCGCGATTCTCGCTTCACGGGACTATTTTGGGGAGAATTGTTCAATCTCCTGGGTTCGAAGCTGCGGATGTCCTCAAGTTACCATCCTCAAACGGATGGCCAGACTGAACGATTCAATAGCATGCTGGAAGAGTATTTGAGACACTTTGTTGGGGCAACTCAAATGGAGTGGGTAAGACTCCTTGATGTTGCCCAGTTCTGTTTTAAT
This sequence is a window from Silene latifolia isolate original U9 population chromosome 8, ASM4854445v1, whole genome shotgun sequence. Protein-coding genes within it:
- the LOC141595656 gene encoding uncharacterized protein LOC141595656, with translation MATKAVEPSGTKSDTKAKLAALEKLMDEKIPSLEALIVSLGNTHHGVEETVKGHAARFEAVDESIEGHESRLVAVEEAIPKEYNSDMGYLYDKVEQLENMCNTLMKMAADGSFGGTPKVKPPTPLKYSGARDSKEVDNFIFDMEQYFRVSALDEDLKVSIASMYLTDDAKQWWRSKHAEIEAGTIRLESWNDFKRLFKEQFYPENTDFLARRKLKNLKHTGSIRDYVKAYSACMLEIVDMTEKDRVFQFIDGLKEWAQREIMRQRPESLSTAMTAAERLVDYYTERETSQKKGFAATGGSNQRFGGTTSQTRPPSTGNSRFRPGGDNRRWGPTNSTPTSSKGSNSEASTARKPFACFLCRGPHRMSECPHQGEFNTLKKNLSKMSVEQNPEGIGPDAEGCDDDEASEQGEMARMGAVHMMCSMDKGTERSETKSTELMYMEINVNGKATRAMIDTGASHNFVTPDEAKRLGMKLNREGGSMKAVNSKALPIQGVAREVVIKMGEWTGKLDFTSVPMDDFKIVLGMDFLKRTPTFLAPHNGSLIMVGSKPCLVKAVETDRKQKGPLLSAMQLKRGLQKGEPTYLCTMSMKEDTFAECVDPQVEKVLEDNKDLMPDQLPMSLPPRRSVDYQIELLPGTRPPARGPYRMAPPELAELRRQLDDLIRSGSIRPSKAPYGAPVLFQNKQDGSLRLCIDYRALNKLTVRNRYPIPLVADLFDQLQGVVYFTKLDLRSGYHQVQIAEGDEPNTACVTRYGSFEWLVMPFGLTNAPATFCTLMNRVFHEYLDKFVVVYLDDIVVYSRSLAEHVKHLELVFAKLRENHLFVKREKCEFAQPEVNFLGHIVGKGKLKMDPKKIAAIKDWRTPGNVSELRSFLGLANYYRRFIRAYSKIASPLTDLLKKDTKWEWSIDKKRAFEKLKEAAVQKPVLALPDITKPFEVETDASDYALGGVLLQEGHPVAFESRKFNGAETRYAVQEKELLAIVHCLRGWRHYLLGSKFVVKTDNTAASHFLTQPKLTSRQARWQELLAKFDVEFAYRPGAANRVADALSRRYDLATFHTIAHLSTTTVVTDIRAKAKDHLDQDPMARTLKQLALEGKTRKFWVEDGLLFTKGHRIFVPKAAGLRKMLLQECHDTLWAGHPGWQRTLCLLKKSYYWPQMKDDVMEYTKTCLICQQDKGEKQKPGGC